From the genome of Vitis riparia cultivar Riparia Gloire de Montpellier isolate 1030 chromosome 11, EGFV_Vit.rip_1.0, whole genome shotgun sequence:
ATAAGTCTCAAATAATGGTGATGGAAGATAACCCTTATGTCCATCATGCACATTTTCTCATACTAACATTTTCTCGTACTAAGAGATCGctaaaatttgaattcatatcTAACAAACAAATGAGTCAAATGTAAATTGAAAAGACGTAACTCGAACACGAGACCTTCTGTCAAACCAAATTCTGAAACCATGTTGAATTACTAATTCTCCTAAAAGTataagcttgtaggatttggatTCTGTATGCATATCATGCTTCTTAACTCAGTCAAGATTAAGAAagacaattttgttttccaGTTGTCTTCTCCcttcctaaaaatgatttagTGTGATTAACATGATTCCTAAAACCTACCCTGCAACTTGTCCTTCAGTGTACCATGCCCGCCAGGTATCGGCCAGCGTCAAATTCAGCGAGTCTATCCATTGTTGTGTGCCAATATGCGGAACAGACATGTCATGATCACCGCTGTAACAcgccaagaaaagaaaaacaacggTGCtgttatgtgatttttttcGAAACTTGTTTCCTTAAACCAGTAGATCACAAAGGCGTGTACATACAAGTAAGGATCAAAAGTAATGGTTTCAAAGTTTCATCACCTGTATATTAAAGCTCGAAGGCCTGTCTTGGAGAGATTTCGATGATAAGCAACGCTACTAATTACATCTTCCGTGTAAGCCAGGCCACTGATATTGCACCTCTTCCAGTATCCTTTTGTTCCCTGATTCACATTGATaaaatttggaaacattttctatatttgttcGAATTTCATTGCTGATTTGTAGAATCTATCGTACATACCTCCCGAACATGAAGAGCTTCTCGCACGTCTCTATTATTCGCCCATGTTTCAGAGAGTATATACATGTAGTCCTAAAACAAGACCAAAAATTGATGAGAAAATATTCAACTAATTAATTCAGTCTAAGCAGGGAGAGAGGCATTTACATGGCAAAAATACATAGTTTCTTCACCAAGTTGTGAGAGAAAATCTGTAGGATTCTCGGCAAGAGACCTTTGAAGATTCGATTTTTCTTCGTTTGGTTTCGGGGAGGAAAAGGTGCAATCTGGGTCCAAAATTTGTTGAATGTTTATGTCTCTAAGCAACTGCGGAAGCCAATTAGTTATTAGCACATTAGCACATCTCCTTTGTATTTAAGACATAATGATAATGATGCCTCTAACCTCTTCGATTTCTTGGACGTCTGATTCACATTGTTCGCTGCTGGCATTTGCATTAACATAATCCCCATTGCAGTTTGCTTTAGCAGACTTGAAAATCATGAAAAGAAGGGGAAATAATCAAATGGGGATGCCCAAAAATGCCATGTTTACATGTCTGATTGGTTAATTTTTCAGGCCGTAAGGTAGAATtcacaagaaaaaattgaaaggaaaGGAGCAGAGTCACCTCATAGAGTCTATCTGAAATGAGTGTGAGCCTGTGTGCAAATGGTACTCTTGAATTCTTATCAATATATGCATCAGTCACTGGGTTCCCAAGCACATAGCCCTGATCACAAGTCCATAAAGAAATGAGCAAAAATCGTAAGGGATCGAATCATCCGAATACTTATTTCAGTAGATAAGATCATATACTTGGAGGTTCAAGTTCAATTGTGGAGACCCTCCTCTTTCACTATCTGCAACTCCTCAGTGAAGCAAAAAAAGCAAGTAAATGAGATGAAGTTGAAGAGATTGATTAAGAGAGGTTTCTGTTGGTTTCCATGGAAAGATGTCACTCACCATAGTATAAATCTTGAACTATCATTGGAACAGGTATGCCTGAGTATGAATCTCCACCGATATAGAGGTTGTTTTTCAGGAATTCAGGGTGTTGTATCAGCCACTGCACAAATATTTGGGTAATGAGCAACTCTTTTATTACATTGGTGGTTGATATcacaatttcatatatatattaattgatGAATCTAACAAGTTTAGCTTTTCAATCAAATTGGTAGTTGTAGGATATCAAAACCTGTATTTTGGGAGGGAGAAGGTCATGAGATTCAACCTTAGAGTTTCTTTATTGCCGATATATTAAACGGGTGACAAACTTCAATAAGAGttaaaaatatgattcagaTCCAACACATGTTTTACTGTTTTGATTTAGGTTGAGGATGATcgtatttaaattcaatttctattaATCTgcataactcatttaataaacaagttattttttttatcaatatgtATGACATAGATGTgattcaaattgaacaatttaaTAATTGTGCAGAATTAACTTGATGATAACTATTATCTATTTAATCCATATATAACTTAttcaatttatgattttaaatgatAGGTCAACTAAGTCACAAACATATCACGTTGAgagattaattttattgatttaaacaAGACCACTTGATTCGACTTGATTATTGAATCACATAACGGGTTgcttgtttaataattaggacatgtttaaatttatgttttttaaccctattattatttgtattatatttgGGTTGACCTATATTATCGGGTCCTAAAGTTTTGATACGACATAAATGCGACTCACCGATACGAATTACCATTCCCATCCTACCTATTCTATCAAACAAAGACTACTCATAACTAATGTATTTAGGCTAGCTCTATATTGAGATAAGTTGGcataatatacatttttaagCAATTATCTAATAAGTTAAACCTTTATATTGAATGGTGCAAATCAActctatatatattatcatcCCATTATAGGATGTTgcaaattaatgaaatttttgcTTACCTTCTTTAGAAATTCATAGATCTGGGCTGATGATTTGTAGTCGTCCATAGTGTAACCTTCTTGGGTTGTTGAGTAAGAGAATCCAGTTCCAACAGGTGCATCTAAGTATATTATGTTGAGTGTCTGTTCAAAGCAATATAGCCACCTTCCAATATCAAAGCTAAAGAAATAGAGGAACATAATGAATGCATAAAGATTAGTACAATGGCGAGAAACTGTATACCTCTGTCCATGTATATTCCTTCAATTCAAGTGTTGGTAGGCCTCCATTGTAAGTTAAATTGAAAGAAACTGGACCTGTGGAGAACAAATAGAATAGGTCACTTCTATCATGCTAAAAAATTTACTCTACGTTTTTCCTCGTGTTGGTTTTCCACTCTTGTGTTGTCTTCCCATTCTCTTGCAATGAATGGAAACGTCCTCTGCAATTTCTTTTTTGAAAGACAATGAATGGGGTTGAAGGGTAAACAAGGAGCATACAGAGAAGGGATGAATTGGAGGAAAAATAGTCTGAAGGGGTTGAAGAAGTATTTTGTCTGGAATAGAGTTTTTAAATGCTACTAAGAGTGAGAGGTTTCATTTGTAATTTTAAGGGAATTTTGTCCTTTTTAATCGGTTATCCCTTTattgttttctcatttttaataacgGTTTCCCCAACTATAAGTCATGATCGTCTTCTAGTTTTTTCAAGTACTTAGCTACTTTTTTTAAAGGAACTTGTGactaaaaaaacttataaaaatattagttttttttatgaacTAATTAAATAACGTctccaaataaaattataatattgatcCAATATCAATATCGAATGTGTCACGAGTACAAACAATCcggaaattaaattaataaaattgaaaaaaagatcAACTGCATGTTGCCAATAAGGGAAAGTAAATCATATGGGAGCCCAAATCCTTAGAATGTTTCTAGAAGTAGAAAAtgaaacctaaaatatatatataaatgaagagATACTAAATTGGGCTTAACAGCCCAAAAGCTATCAAAGCTTGTAACCAAACAAATTGGGCCTGTGGCCCAAGCTGAATTTTGTTGAAGGTCCAATTCTATTTATCTacaaaattagtattttttttatctacaaaatttctatttttttattaaatagaataaatataatttttgagtttcatttTATCCCTCAAAACGTACGCCTTTGTAATCAACTAGGTGAAAATACATACATGTGGCCCCAACAAACATTCTTCTCCCCAGTCCGGCCCTAGAGAAATTGGGCTAGACCTAGATGCGAGTTGGGTTGGGTTTTGAACATAGTATTCAAGTGGGCTTGTGATGGGTTTTGTGCCTTCACGCCAAGTTTTCATTTCTACACATAAGCATGCCAATGGGGTGGGTTTTTTCATCCCACCCCATCCTATTCCTAATGGATtggatttaaaatttcaataacaGTTTAGAGGTGggttatggattttttttaaaacctgggACGGGTTTGAAGTGGGTTTGCGTATGGCCTTGTGTTATCCACCTCACTCCATCCAAtctcgtttaattttttttgatggAATcaggatgaaaattattttaaataaatggggcGGGGTTGGAATGCGAGCGACTCATCCCGAACCCGCCCCATTCTCATCTCTATCTACTTAaagttataaattattatagatttaagttaaattatgctATAAGACAATatgaaaatttgtaaataaGTGGATAATTACCATAATAATAACTTTATATGatcaaaagtttatttttaatttaaatttatttatttttaatttaatttttttaatcatgcttttactataaaaatgGTTCATTTTTGGCTTCGCATTTAGCAttatctactttttttttttggaactaaCATTAACTTATCACTAGTAAAAATGAGAAgccaataaatcaataaaaaaattgaataaattcattttttgtaacctaata
Proteins encoded in this window:
- the LOC117924486 gene encoding serine carboxypeptidase-like 13, whose amino-acid sequence is MAEAAATQHQILLACTGLLLLLLVSSSSVATACSIIKTLPGFPGELPFYLETGYVGVGENESVQLFYYFVKSQRNPVLDPLVLWLTGGPGCSTLSAFFYESGPVSFNLTYNGGLPTLELKEYTWTETLNIIYLDAPVGTGFSYSTTQEGYTMDDYKSSAQIYEFLKKWLIQHPEFLKNNLYIGGDSYSGIPVPMIVQDLYYDSERGGSPQLNLNLQGYVLGNPVTDAYIDKNSRVPFAHRLTLISDRLYESAKANCNGDYVNANASSEQCESDVQEIEELLRDINIQQILDPDCTFSSPKPNEEKSNLQRSLAENPTDFLSQLGEETMYFCHDYMYILSETWANNRDVREALHVREGTKGYWKRCNISGLAYTEDVISSVAYHRNLSKTGLRALIYSGDHDMSVPHIGTQQWIDSLNLTLADTWRAWYTEGQVAGYTKRYTNDDFALTYATVKGAGHVAPEYKPQQCYAMLKRWFAYYQL